The following are from one region of the Cyanobium gracile PCC 6307 genome:
- the gpmI gene encoding 2,3-bisphosphoglycerate-independent phosphoglycerate mutase — MVLAILDGWGYSPEADHNAVRKADTPVMDALWHAYPHTLIEASGAAVGLPDHQMGNSEVGHLTIGSGRIIRQELVRIGQAVRNGSIAENQALNDLGDTLLASGRPLHLIGLCSDGGVHSHVDHLGGLLRWAAGRGLSDVLIHVVTDGRDSAPHGGPGFLARIQAMIDEAGVGRIATLCGRYWAMDRDQRWERTEKAYRLLTEPSEICPFTPAEVLKGSYAAGITDEFLEPVRLTEGLLESGDGLVCFNFRPDRVRQIIRALVLPEFDGFPREWLGPLHVVTFTQYEQGLPVQVAFPPESLDGLLGQVVSEHGLRQFRTAETEKYPHVTYFMNGGIEQAFPGEDRHLVPSPRVATYDQAPAMSAEKLTDSCIAAIGKGIYALVVINYANPDMVGHTGQMEAATEAIATVDRCVGRLVEATTRMGGSLLITADHGNAEVMQGPDGLPWTAHTTNPVPVILVEGEKRKLPGHGNDVTLREHGGLADIAPTLLEILGLPKPARMTGTSLVVPASVPAARIPQTLGA, encoded by the coding sequence ATGGTTCTGGCCATCCTCGATGGCTGGGGATACAGCCCGGAGGCCGATCACAACGCCGTGAGGAAAGCGGACACCCCGGTGATGGATGCCCTCTGGCATGCCTACCCCCACACCCTGATCGAAGCCAGCGGTGCTGCCGTGGGCCTGCCGGATCACCAGATGGGCAATTCGGAGGTGGGGCACCTCACCATCGGCTCCGGCCGGATCATCCGCCAGGAGCTGGTGCGGATCGGCCAGGCGGTGCGCAACGGCTCCATTGCCGAGAACCAGGCCCTCAACGACCTGGGTGACACCCTGCTGGCCAGCGGCCGTCCCCTGCATCTGATCGGCCTCTGCTCCGATGGCGGCGTCCACAGCCATGTCGACCACCTCGGCGGCCTGCTGCGCTGGGCCGCCGGCCGCGGCCTCAGCGACGTCCTCATCCACGTGGTCACCGATGGCCGCGACTCGGCCCCCCATGGGGGGCCGGGTTTCCTGGCCAGGATCCAGGCGATGATCGACGAGGCCGGTGTCGGCCGGATCGCCACCCTCTGCGGCCGCTACTGGGCCATGGACCGCGACCAGCGCTGGGAGCGCACCGAGAAGGCCTACCGCCTGCTCACCGAGCCGTCCGAGATCTGCCCCTTCACCCCGGCGGAGGTGCTGAAGGGTTCCTATGCGGCCGGCATCACCGATGAATTCCTGGAGCCCGTGCGCCTCACCGAGGGGCTACTGGAGAGCGGTGATGGCCTGGTCTGCTTCAACTTCCGCCCCGACCGGGTGCGCCAGATCATCCGCGCCCTGGTCCTGCCGGAGTTCGACGGCTTCCCACGGGAATGGCTGGGCCCCCTCCATGTGGTCACCTTCACCCAGTACGAGCAGGGCCTGCCCGTGCAGGTGGCCTTCCCGCCCGAATCCCTCGACGGCCTTCTCGGCCAGGTGGTCTCCGAGCACGGTCTGCGCCAGTTCCGCACCGCCGAGACCGAGAAATATCCGCATGTCACGTACTTCATGAACGGCGGCATCGAGCAGGCCTTCCCCGGCGAAGACCGCCACCTGGTGCCCTCCCCCCGTGTGGCCACCTACGACCAGGCCCCGGCGATGTCGGCCGAGAAGCTCACCGACAGCTGCATCGCCGCCATCGGCAAGGGGATCTACGCGCTGGTGGTGATCAACTACGCCAACCCCGACATGGTGGGCCACACCGGCCAGATGGAGGCCGCCACCGAAGCCATCGCCACGGTCGACCGCTGCGTGGGCCGGCTGGTGGAGGCCACCACCCGCATGGGCGGCAGCCTGCTGATCACCGCCGACCACGGCAACGCCGAGGTGATGCAGGGCCCTGATGGCCTCCCCTGGACCGCCCACACCACCAACCCGGTGCCGGTGATCCTGGTGGAGGGCGAGAAGCGCAAGCTGCCGGGCCATGGCAATGACGTCACCCTGAGGGAACACGGCGGTCTGGCGGACATCGCGCCGACCCTGCTGGAGATCCTGGGTCTGCCCAAGCCCGCCCGCATGACCGGCACCTCCCTGGTGGTGCCGGCCTCGGTGCCCGCTGCCCGCATCCCCCAGACCCTCGGCGCCTGA
- the secG gene encoding preprotein translocase subunit SecG, translating to MVKNIVSSLWMLSGALLIVSVLLHSPKGDGMGGLASSGGSMFSSARSAENTLNRITWTLLSLFLGLAVVLSAGWLG from the coding sequence ATGGTCAAGAACATCGTCTCCTCGCTCTGGATGCTCAGCGGTGCGCTGCTGATCGTGAGCGTGCTGCTCCACAGCCCCAAGGGGGATGGCATGGGGGGCCTGGCCTCCAGTGGCGGCTCAATGTTCAGCAGCGCCCGCAGCGCCGAGAACACCCTCAACCGCATCACCTGGACCCTGCTGTCCCTGTTCCTGGGGCTGGCCGTGGTGCTGAGCGCCGGCTGGCTGGGCTGA
- the msrB gene encoding peptide-methionine (R)-S-oxide reductase MsrB, protein MDRRNFLSGLLARLGAPLAGLLPFLTASKALAAAKATDPAWQLSPAEWRKRLTPAAYAVLRDEGTERPFSSPLNKEKRSGTYVCAGCRLPLFSSKAKFDSGTGWPSFWQPLPNAVATKTDFKLILPRTEYHCRRCGGHQGHVFDDGPRPTGKRYCNNGVALAFVTGV, encoded by the coding sequence ATGGACCGCCGCAACTTTCTCTCCGGCCTTCTGGCCCGGCTGGGGGCACCCCTGGCGGGGCTGCTGCCCTTCCTGACGGCCTCCAAAGCCCTGGCGGCCGCCAAGGCCACCGATCCGGCCTGGCAGCTGAGTCCGGCGGAATGGAGGAAGCGCCTCACACCGGCGGCCTATGCCGTGCTGCGGGACGAGGGCACCGAGCGTCCCTTCAGCAGCCCGCTCAACAAGGAGAAGCGCAGCGGCACCTACGTCTGCGCCGGCTGCCGCCTGCCCCTGTTCTCCTCCAAGGCCAAGTTCGACTCAGGCACCGGCTGGCCCAGCTTCTGGCAACCCCTGCCCAACGCGGTGGCCACGAAAACCGACTTCAAGCTGATCCTGCCGCGCACCGAATACCACTGCCGCCGCTGCGGCGGCCACCAGGGCCATGTCTTCGACGACGGACCCAGGCCCACCGGCAAGCGCTACTGCAACAACGGGGTGGCCCTGGCCTTCGTGACGGGGGTCTGA